In Streptomyces griseiscabiei, a single genomic region encodes these proteins:
- the trpA gene encoding tryptophan synthase subunit alpha, giving the protein MTTVTPAAAGLTALLANRRRPALGAFLPAGFPNWTAGIETLRAFTRHGADFLEVGVPHRTPTLDGPDICAAHAQALSQGARMAHVFSTIRLAASSTGVPVVAMSYWASVLDFDGPARFAQDLAQAGAAGAMIPDLPVSAAAEWIDAARAAGIHTPQFAPRDADDDHLAAIAEAASGWIYAPAASAPTGYQGELDLPALSDFTARLRTHSHLPVVGGIGISTPQLASQVAPFLDGVVIGSPLIRPLLQEHAPAGLDGAVEQVRAFAHALHTPASSHPLTA; this is encoded by the coding sequence ATGACCACTGTGACCCCCGCCGCGGCCGGCCTGACCGCACTCCTCGCCAACCGCCGCCGCCCGGCCCTCGGCGCGTTCCTGCCCGCCGGCTTCCCCAACTGGACCGCCGGGATCGAGACGCTCCGCGCCTTCACCCGCCATGGCGCCGACTTCCTCGAGGTCGGTGTCCCGCACCGCACCCCGACCCTCGACGGACCGGACATCTGCGCCGCCCATGCCCAGGCCCTGAGCCAGGGCGCGCGCATGGCGCACGTCTTCTCCACCATCCGCCTGGCCGCCTCCAGCACCGGCGTCCCGGTGGTCGCCATGAGCTACTGGGCGTCCGTCCTCGACTTCGACGGACCCGCCCGCTTCGCCCAGGACCTCGCCCAGGCCGGCGCCGCCGGCGCGATGATCCCCGACCTGCCCGTGTCAGCGGCCGCCGAATGGATCGACGCCGCCCGAGCGGCCGGCATCCACACCCCGCAGTTCGCCCCGCGCGACGCCGACGACGACCACCTGGCCGCCATCGCCGAGGCCGCCTCCGGCTGGATCTACGCCCCGGCCGCCTCTGCCCCCACCGGCTACCAGGGTGAACTGGACCTGCCCGCGCTGAGCGACTTCACCGCACGGCTGCGCACCCACTCCCACCTGCCCGTCGTCGGAGGCATCGGCATCTCGACGCCTCAACTCGCGAGCCAGGTCGCCCCGTTCCTCGACGGAGTCGTGATCGGCTCCCCGCTGATCCGGCCCCTGCTGCAGGAACACGCACCGGCCGGCCTCGACGGCGCCGTGGAACAGGTCAGGGCCTTCGCGCACGCCCTGCACACCCCTGCCTCGTCCCACCCGCTCACTGCGTGA
- a CDS encoding peptidase M23, whose protein sequence is MDQRDLMRGALKASGVVKKGAQLKFGAIALVVFFVGLLLLGMFFPAGQASAADCEDTGPGTADASAVSETDGAGNQATGTLHEQQVEYAKVIDNAAKKAKLPGRATLIGLMTAMQESTMQNLGHGHLDSVGLFQQRPSMNWGTKQQIMTPSYSAESFFLGRGTNDGLVDIKGWAKLPLGTAAQKVQKSAHPELYAGHETAMRKLAKDAGINLERGGSPTGSADSAAAGDDSEPVTSENNGCGVAKPGAGGTGGSAGGKFTDGKQTWKLNNPRSVDEAIAWAKKNSGSGSSKEWYQRCLAFTAIVYGWNFSGVNYAIDHYSVVPKSMQHDGDRHPPAGALMYWDTGHRAGHIAVYLGDGKVASNDIMRPGYIDVVDAELFETKWGAKYIGWTPPVFPKAG, encoded by the coding sequence GTGGACCAGCGGGATCTCATGCGCGGCGCCCTCAAGGCCTCCGGCGTCGTCAAGAAGGGCGCGCAGCTCAAGTTCGGCGCCATCGCCCTGGTCGTCTTCTTCGTCGGGCTGCTCCTGCTCGGCATGTTCTTCCCCGCGGGGCAGGCCAGCGCCGCCGACTGCGAGGACACCGGACCCGGCACCGCGGACGCCTCCGCCGTCTCGGAGACCGACGGCGCCGGCAACCAGGCCACCGGAACCCTGCACGAGCAGCAGGTCGAGTACGCCAAGGTGATCGACAACGCGGCCAAGAAGGCCAAACTGCCCGGCCGGGCCACCCTCATCGGGCTCATGACTGCGATGCAGGAAAGCACGATGCAGAACCTCGGCCACGGCCACCTCGACAGCGTCGGCCTCTTCCAGCAGCGGCCCTCCATGAACTGGGGCACCAAGCAGCAGATCATGACGCCGAGCTACTCCGCCGAGTCGTTCTTCCTCGGCCGCGGCACCAACGACGGCCTCGTCGACATCAAGGGCTGGGCCAAGCTCCCCCTCGGCACGGCCGCCCAGAAGGTCCAGAAGTCGGCCCACCCCGAGCTGTACGCCGGTCACGAGACGGCGATGCGCAAGCTCGCCAAGGACGCCGGCATCAACCTCGAGCGCGGTGGCTCCCCCACCGGCTCCGCCGACTCTGCGGCCGCCGGCGACGACAGCGAGCCGGTCACCAGTGAGAACAACGGCTGCGGCGTGGCCAAGCCGGGAGCCGGCGGCACGGGCGGCAGCGCCGGCGGCAAGTTCACCGACGGCAAGCAGACCTGGAAGCTCAACAACCCGCGTTCCGTGGACGAGGCCATCGCCTGGGCCAAGAAGAACTCCGGATCGGGCTCCTCCAAGGAGTGGTACCAGCGCTGCCTGGCCTTCACCGCGATCGTCTACGGCTGGAACTTCAGCGGCGTCAACTACGCGATCGACCACTACAGCGTCGTGCCGAAGTCCATGCAGCACGACGGCGACCGGCATCCGCCCGCCGGCGCCCTGATGTATTGGGACACAGGCCACAGAGCCGGGCATATTGCCGTCTACCTCGGCGACGGCAAGGTCGCCAGCAACGACATCATGCGACCGGGCTACATCGACGTCGTCGACGCCGAGCTCTTCGAGACCAAGTGGGGCGCGAAGTACATCGGTTGGACCCCGCCGGTCTTCCCCAAGGCCGGATAA
- a CDS encoding SH3 domain-containing protein → MPALKRFATVALSVSLLAGGAAALAPTASAASGCSTYDQSAEVDGNGINFRTGPSTSYKSKGLVYDKDQLALYCKSGSWYKAKLKKRSKGGLPAGTYGWIRQDMIKFHLAG, encoded by the coding sequence ATGCCAGCACTCAAGCGCTTCGCCACCGTCGCCCTGTCCGTCTCCCTGCTGGCCGGCGGCGCCGCCGCGCTCGCGCCGACCGCGTCCGCTGCCAGCGGCTGCTCCACCTACGACCAGAGCGCGGAAGTCGACGGCAACGGCATCAACTTCCGCACCGGCCCGTCGACCTCGTACAAGTCGAAGGGGCTGGTCTACGACAAGGACCAGCTGGCCCTCTACTGCAAGAGCGGCTCCTGGTACAAGGCCAAGCTCAAGAAGCGGTCCAAGGGTGGACTGCCGGCCGGCACATACGGCTGGATCCGCCAGGACATGATCAAGTTCCACCTCGCCGGGTAG
- a CDS encoding phosphoadenosine phosphosulfate reductase domain-containing protein, which produces MDLTTRLHLLNLIRLSASAESSCRAADRAARRASARRKEAAATRRRLRLQLRTTLSAELDAARQALEDAELAFNARSADTEAAGARWRRAFTASARADARLGDELAVTRELTGSDQPRTKGGRAKAEAALLAELAAMPKKLLDAAHAILVQSSAGKDSVVALDLVVRWAKAAGCLSKVVVVHADIGQEAEWPGVRDLAQQQAERYGLRFMVVKASVGFLGMVEKRGLWPDAQNRLCTSTLKRDEAAKLFTQIVDELGLDDQALIVNCLGIRAAESPSRRKKHELAIDHRASNGRRLVLTWHPVFHLTEEEIWQEIADQALDYHPVYDTLIPRLSCIFCILASFDVLVRAVRLCWVLGLPTPKTYVDLEERIGHRFKNQFSLAQVVEEASRQEAEEGPLTWRRGDAIRHHLGEDAATAYLQRLALAA; this is translated from the coding sequence ATGGACCTGACCACACGCCTGCACCTGCTGAACCTCATCCGGCTCTCGGCCAGCGCCGAAAGCTCCTGCCGTGCCGCCGACCGCGCGGCCCGCAGGGCCTCGGCCCGCCGGAAGGAAGCCGCCGCGACCCGCCGTCGGCTCCGCCTGCAGCTGCGCACCACCCTCAGCGCCGAACTGGACGCGGCGCGGCAGGCGCTCGAGGACGCCGAGCTCGCCTTCAACGCGCGCTCGGCGGACACCGAGGCGGCCGGTGCCCGGTGGCGCCGCGCCTTCACCGCGAGCGCGCGGGCCGATGCCCGGCTCGGCGACGAGCTCGCCGTCACCCGGGAACTGACCGGGTCGGACCAGCCGCGCACCAAGGGCGGCCGCGCGAAGGCGGAGGCCGCGCTGCTGGCGGAACTCGCCGCGATGCCGAAGAAGCTGCTCGACGCCGCGCACGCCATCCTCGTGCAGTCCAGCGCGGGCAAGGACTCGGTGGTGGCGCTCGACCTGGTCGTGCGCTGGGCGAAGGCCGCAGGCTGCCTGTCCAAGGTCGTCGTGGTCCACGCCGATATCGGCCAGGAAGCCGAGTGGCCCGGGGTTCGGGACCTTGCCCAGCAGCAGGCCGAGCGGTACGGGCTGCGGTTCATGGTGGTCAAGGCGTCTGTCGGATTCCTCGGCATGGTGGAGAAGCGCGGTCTGTGGCCCGACGCCCAGAACCGGCTGTGCACCTCGACGCTGAAGCGGGACGAGGCGGCCAAGTTGTTCACCCAGATCGTCGACGAGCTCGGCCTCGACGATCAGGCCCTGATCGTCAACTGCTTGGGCATCCGCGCCGCCGAGTCTCCCTCGCGCCGCAAGAAGCACGAGCTCGCCATCGACCACCGCGCCAGCAACGGCCGCCGCCTCGTGCTGACGTGGCACCCGGTGTTCCACCTCACCGAAGAGGAGATCTGGCAGGAGATCGCCGACCAGGCGCTCGACTACCACCCGGTGTACGACACCCTCATCCCCCGCCTGAGCTGCATCTTCTGCATCCTGGCGTCCTTCGATGTGCTGGTGCGCGCCGTCCGGCTCTGCTGGGTGCTCGGCCTCCCGACCCCCAAGACGTACGTCGACCTGGAGGAGCGGATCGGGCACCGCTTCAAGAACCAGTTCAGCCTGGCCCAGGTCGTCGAGGAAGCCTCCCGCCAGGAGGCGGAAGAGGGACCGCTCACCTGGCGGAGGGGCGACGCGATCCGCCACCACCTCGGCGAGGACGCGGCCACCGCCTACCTCCAGCGCCTGGCACTCGCCGCCTGA
- a CDS encoding AAA family ATPase → MTHPQETPAARPLHPQFPFGPAVKTQFHGRIALMGPSGSGKTYTALELAAALGSTTAVIEAVHGHASKYADRFDFHTCPPLTYCSPEALVAALAECAAQGYETVIVDPYTLFWSGNGGVLEQVDDAAKRGSSGSKSGWTEVRPRERRMWDALFAYPGHVIVTLRSKTDYHLEADEQGRHAMRRFGGKPEHRDGAEYEFNLVGAMDSDNTLVVLKALSPDLSGAVVARPGAEFATRVRDWLEDGAPATRPVPVTELIAQARHPEATLAELGQLRDTVRRRFLEDVLMADDDGLTLIRMDDYITRRGRSLQSAAPQDVHAS, encoded by the coding sequence ATGACGCACCCACAGGAAACCCCCGCCGCACGTCCGCTCCACCCGCAGTTCCCGTTCGGCCCCGCCGTCAAGACCCAGTTCCACGGGCGCATTGCCCTGATGGGTCCCAGCGGATCGGGCAAGACGTACACCGCGCTGGAGCTGGCCGCGGCGCTCGGCTCCACCACCGCGGTCATCGAGGCAGTCCACGGACACGCCTCGAAGTACGCCGACCGGTTCGACTTCCACACCTGCCCGCCCCTGACGTACTGCTCGCCGGAGGCTCTCGTTGCGGCCCTGGCCGAATGCGCGGCCCAGGGCTACGAGACGGTGATCGTCGACCCGTACACGCTGTTCTGGTCCGGCAACGGCGGTGTCCTCGAACAGGTCGACGACGCCGCCAAGCGCGGCTCCAGTGGAAGCAAGTCCGGCTGGACCGAGGTCAGGCCGCGTGAACGCCGGATGTGGGACGCGCTGTTCGCCTACCCCGGCCATGTCATCGTGACGCTGCGCTCGAAGACCGACTACCACCTGGAGGCCGACGAGCAGGGCCGTCACGCCATGCGCCGCTTCGGCGGCAAGCCCGAGCACCGCGACGGCGCCGAGTACGAGTTCAACCTCGTCGGCGCAATGGACTCCGACAACACGCTCGTCGTGCTCAAGGCGCTCTCGCCGGACCTGTCCGGCGCGGTCGTGGCCCGGCCCGGGGCCGAGTTCGCCACCCGGGTGCGGGACTGGCTGGAGGACGGTGCGCCGGCCACCCGGCCGGTACCCGTCACCGAACTGATCGCGCAGGCACGCCACCCCGAGGCGACCCTCGCCGAGCTCGGTCAGCTGCGGGACACCGTCCGCCGCCGCTTCCTGGAGGACGTGCTGATGGCCGACGACGACGGGCTGACCCTCATCCGCATGGACGACTACATCACCCGGCGCGGCAGGTCCCTGCAGTCCGCCGCCCCGCAGGACGTCCACGCATCGTGA
- a CDS encoding ATP-binding protein, giving the protein MSTTTKAAKKSASKFGRLLGLGAERLMKEPQLVAIADGLVVTDVAAEAWFTLSSSNTDLMPEDRQDMEQDAAALALAKVLPGYDCHLKVIWARLDGEDYREEARQIFTAGDVEAVAAMWAQRLDTLDLPQRHILLGIRLVERDSAANATVKNGVAGALGIGHTGLDETELAHLDGLARRMERRLETTPWRARIAPAELIAWAVSRESFRPQPAPPHLPTIQGASLVRLTQSKAIPHSDHVRMMDARGETAAWVSVLAMPAFPEELITPGEQEWLRCLSEISYTHPVTGDDALVCPEASVRFSVWQKGAAIKSVDKQRQSAKEQRRSAAEGSAGETFAETEETEAVMEDLRRQMSRDGMTLLEDHPRIIVSSTESLEDLRARTDAVTSHYAGLSIDVTVASEEQRELWLEAQIGDMLRVLDLGHIRTTDALAASMFWGGSEAGDDEGPIAGLLTGTTPGVCRIDITAGSARGDATTTAFVGRSGRGKTTSMMLATLIAGLKGAFSLMLGFKGDEGGLVKAGEYLGLDSHHVTCGVDTPAVADVFRLLPKGDAALQVVSQLLIILPERMRDAGVETHLLRACNAVAQHEDAATWRVVEYLLASSDPLAREAGEALSELSQTQLGAPLLGNPHDGASPLRPEPGLWLVQVPGLTMPQAGTRPGEMTMTERVSLALMRGLIAYALNTSARADLRNLPKVVAIPEVHVLTGTDDGRRFIDYIARTGRALDTSLAIDTQDPKSLLGMDGVLEAITTVCAFEQSTRSQQDAMAELLRLPVSDSTRALIHGVGKDAHGDIRHGHCIVRDRRDRVATMQWDAPSYELLRALSTNPKDQAEDREAALQDAVPLDKTPGAESADSVHNPPQEGSEAA; this is encoded by the coding sequence ATGAGCACCACCACCAAGGCGGCGAAGAAGTCCGCGAGCAAGTTCGGCCGGCTCCTCGGGCTGGGCGCCGAACGCCTCATGAAGGAACCGCAGTTGGTGGCCATCGCCGACGGCCTGGTCGTCACCGACGTCGCCGCCGAGGCGTGGTTCACCCTGTCCTCCTCCAACACCGACCTGATGCCCGAAGACCGTCAGGACATGGAGCAGGACGCGGCCGCACTGGCACTCGCGAAGGTCCTGCCCGGCTACGACTGCCACCTCAAGGTCATCTGGGCGCGCCTGGACGGCGAGGACTACCGCGAGGAAGCACGGCAGATCTTCACCGCCGGCGACGTCGAGGCGGTCGCCGCGATGTGGGCGCAGCGCCTGGACACCCTCGACCTTCCCCAGCGGCACATCCTGCTCGGCATACGCCTCGTCGAGCGGGACTCCGCGGCCAACGCCACCGTCAAGAACGGCGTCGCCGGCGCGCTCGGCATCGGCCACACCGGGCTGGACGAGACCGAACTCGCCCACCTCGACGGGCTCGCGCGGCGGATGGAGCGCCGCCTGGAGACCACCCCCTGGCGCGCCCGGATCGCCCCGGCCGAGCTGATCGCCTGGGCCGTGTCCCGCGAGTCGTTCCGCCCGCAGCCGGCCCCGCCGCACCTGCCCACCATCCAGGGCGCCTCCCTGGTCCGCCTGACCCAGTCCAAGGCCATCCCGCACTCCGATCACGTACGGATGATGGACGCCCGCGGTGAGACCGCCGCGTGGGTGAGCGTGCTGGCGATGCCCGCCTTCCCCGAGGAGTTGATCACTCCCGGCGAGCAGGAGTGGCTGCGTTGCCTCTCCGAGATCAGCTACACCCACCCGGTCACCGGCGACGACGCGCTGGTGTGCCCGGAGGCGAGCGTGCGCTTCTCGGTGTGGCAGAAGGGCGCCGCGATCAAGTCCGTCGACAAGCAGCGCCAGTCCGCCAAGGAGCAGCGGCGCAGCGCGGCCGAAGGGTCGGCCGGCGAGACGTTCGCGGAGACCGAAGAGACCGAAGCGGTGATGGAGGACCTGCGCCGGCAAATGTCCCGCGACGGCATGACGCTCCTGGAGGACCACCCGCGGATCATCGTCTCCAGCACCGAGTCCCTCGAGGACCTGCGTGCCCGCACGGACGCGGTCACCTCCCACTACGCGGGCCTGTCCATCGACGTCACGGTTGCCTCCGAGGAGCAGCGGGAGCTGTGGCTGGAGGCGCAGATCGGCGACATGCTCCGCGTGCTCGACCTCGGGCACATCCGCACCACCGACGCGCTCGCCGCCAGCATGTTCTGGGGCGGGTCGGAGGCCGGGGACGACGAGGGCCCGATCGCCGGGCTGCTCACCGGCACCACCCCGGGCGTGTGCCGCATCGACATCACCGCCGGCTCGGCCAGGGGCGACGCGACGACCACGGCATTCGTCGGCCGGTCCGGCCGCGGCAAGACGACCAGCATGATGCTGGCGACGCTGATCGCCGGCCTCAAGGGCGCGTTCAGCCTGATGCTGGGCTTCAAGGGCGACGAAGGCGGCCTGGTGAAGGCCGGCGAGTACCTGGGCCTGGACTCGCACCACGTGACCTGCGGTGTCGACACCCCGGCCGTGGCCGACGTCTTCCGCCTCCTGCCCAAGGGCGACGCCGCCCTGCAAGTCGTCTCCCAGCTGCTGATCATCCTGCCGGAGCGGATGCGGGACGCCGGTGTCGAGACGCACCTGCTGCGGGCCTGCAACGCGGTCGCCCAGCACGAGGACGCGGCGACCTGGCGGGTGGTCGAGTACCTGCTGGCCAGCAGCGACCCGCTCGCCAGGGAGGCCGGCGAGGCGCTCTCGGAGCTGTCGCAGACCCAGCTTGGCGCGCCCCTGCTCGGCAACCCGCACGACGGCGCCTCTCCGCTGCGCCCGGAACCGGGACTGTGGCTGGTCCAGGTGCCCGGCCTGACGATGCCGCAGGCCGGCACCCGCCCGGGGGAGATGACGATGACCGAGCGGGTCTCCCTCGCCCTGATGCGCGGTCTCATCGCGTACGCGTTGAACACGTCCGCCCGCGCTGACCTGCGCAATCTCCCCAAGGTCGTGGCAATTCCCGAGGTGCACGTGCTCACCGGGACAGACGACGGCAGGCGGTTCATCGACTACATCGCCCGTACCGGACGAGCGCTCGACACCTCCCTCGCGATCGACACCCAGGACCCGAAGTCCCTCCTCGGCATGGACGGCGTACTGGAGGCAATTACGACGGTTTGCGCCTTTGAGCAGAGCACTCGCTCTCAGCAGGACGCGATGGCCGAACTGCTGCGCCTGCCCGTCTCCGACAGCACCCGCGCCCTGATCCACGGAGTCGGCAAGGACGCGCACGGCGACATCCGTCACGGCCACTGCATCGTCAGGGACCGCCGTGACCGGGTGGCGACCATGCAGTGGGACGCCCCCTCCTACGAGCTGCTGCGCGCCCTGTCCACCAACCCCAAGGACCAGGCCGAGGACCGCGAGGCCGCCCTCCAGGACGCCGTGCCGCTGGACAAGACCCCCGGCGCCGAATCCGCGGACTCTGTCCACAACCCGCCGCAGGAAGGGTCGGAAGCCGCATGA
- a CDS encoding IclR family transcriptional regulator — MSIDIPQRPTSSAYWSPPAVPPVLAAMTDSRQPPQSAGRGFRVLRALLRLGADQEHQLADIARAAGLQPSHASKLLKAAALEHLVESGTRRGTYRLARDAAPLTPDPTGTAATTEPVRRIVEDLQHETGLATAWHEPRFRLGLGLHLTLIDLACPLPGLRTAAAQQHDDLRATAAGRAALAYVPAELAVSADGRPLGLPAATGDTIRSTRIALRRCPGLCTLATPVLSGPHLVAVLSVTGADPLFQEPLRAQEYAVLLRRAAGRAVGARRDTAPAPSRRIA, encoded by the coding sequence ATGTCCATCGACATCCCGCAGAGACCCACCTCCTCGGCGTACTGGTCCCCGCCCGCCGTCCCCCCGGTCCTGGCCGCCATGACCGACAGCCGCCAGCCGCCGCAGTCCGCCGGCCGCGGCTTCCGCGTCCTTCGCGCGCTGCTGCGCCTGGGCGCCGACCAGGAACACCAACTCGCCGACATCGCCCGCGCCGCGGGCCTGCAGCCCTCGCACGCCTCCAAGCTCCTCAAGGCCGCCGCCCTGGAGCACCTCGTCGAGTCCGGCACCCGCCGCGGCACCTACCGGCTCGCCCGCGACGCCGCACCGCTCACCCCCGATCCCACCGGCACGGCCGCCACGACGGAGCCGGTCCGCCGCATCGTCGAAGACCTGCAGCACGAAACCGGGCTCGCCACGGCCTGGCACGAGCCGCGCTTCCGGCTCGGCCTCGGACTGCACCTCACCCTCATCGACCTGGCCTGCCCGCTCCCCGGGCTGCGCACCGCGGCCGCGCAGCAGCACGACGACCTGCGTGCCACCGCCGCCGGCCGGGCCGCGCTCGCCTACGTACCCGCCGAGCTCGCCGTCAGCGCCGACGGCCGGCCCCTCGGCCTGCCAGCCGCCACCGGGGACACCATCCGCTCCACCCGGATCGCGCTGCGCCGATGTCCCGGCCTGTGCACCCTGGCCACCCCGGTCCTGTCCGGGCCGCACCTGGTCGCCGTCCTCAGCGTCACCGGAGCAGACCCGCTGTTCCAAGAGCCGCTGCGAGCGCAGGAGTACGCGGTCCTCCTGCGCCGGGCTGCCGGCCGGGCCGTCGGAGCCCGCCGGGATACGGCCCCCGCGCCCAGCCGCCGCATCGCCTGA
- a CDS encoding cell envelope biogenesis protein OmpA, whose amino-acid sequence MSQPPVPVRCAARPRVGGLVVPFISYEHGGHALFGSVDPHRRAQALLHQLCQICGQRLEERICLTVRPMDVRAGVAPEPGLHPECLAYTARACPMMNGAATGYRSAPAALTHPAGRPCSDPGCPCPRIAPDAQHAIRAGQPADDWDSWMIRDTHYRIKRDADRPGRLLGVDLDAPVLRIRPLRRSPRPRLDDAQAEQLLAALRALGL is encoded by the coding sequence GTGAGCCAGCCTCCCGTTCCCGTGCGCTGTGCTGCCCGCCCCCGCGTCGGCGGCCTCGTGGTGCCCTTCATCTCCTACGAGCACGGCGGCCACGCGCTGTTCGGGAGCGTCGACCCCCACCGTCGTGCCCAGGCCCTGCTGCACCAGCTCTGCCAGATCTGCGGCCAGCGGCTCGAGGAGCGCATCTGCCTGACCGTCCGGCCCATGGACGTGCGGGCCGGGGTCGCTCCCGAGCCGGGACTTCACCCGGAATGCCTGGCCTACACCGCCAGGGCCTGCCCCATGATGAACGGCGCCGCGACCGGCTACCGCAGCGCGCCGGCGGCCCTCACTCACCCCGCCGGGCGCCCGTGCAGCGATCCGGGGTGCCCGTGCCCGCGGATCGCTCCCGATGCCCAGCACGCCATTCGCGCGGGGCAGCCGGCGGATGACTGGGACTCCTGGATGATCCGCGACACCCATTACCGGATCAAGCGGGATGCGGATCGGCCCGGGCGGCTCCTCGGGGTCGACCTCGACGCCCCCGTGCTGCGGATCCGCCCGCTGCGCCGCAGCCCGCGCCCCCGCCTCGACGACGCGCAGGCCGAGCAGCTGCTCGCCGCGCTGCGGGCGCTGGGCCTGTAG
- a CDS encoding HNH endonuclease family protein — MNPTTRRTALAGLALAATLTGCSAATDHPDNAKAAVQSPAAAGTAQHALAQLAVKGPAPMTGYDREAKFGSAWSDTTTAPGSGNSCDTRNDVLRRDLQNITYKGTSRCVVATGTLADPYTGKNIHFVRGPQSAQVQIDHAVALGATWRVGAAQLTQEQRRALGNDPLNLVAASGPANSAKSDADAATWLPPNKTFRCSYVARQIAVKAKYRLWVTKPEKAAMARVLNGCPDQPLPTDTSTGVALPGQK; from the coding sequence TTGAACCCCACCACCCGCCGCACGGCACTGGCCGGCCTCGCCCTCGCCGCCACACTGACCGGCTGCTCCGCCGCCACCGACCACCCCGACAATGCGAAGGCCGCCGTCCAGAGCCCGGCGGCGGCCGGCACCGCCCAGCACGCCCTCGCCCAGCTCGCAGTCAAGGGCCCCGCCCCGATGACCGGATACGACCGTGAGGCCAAGTTCGGGTCGGCCTGGTCGGACACCACCACCGCACCCGGATCGGGCAATTCATGCGATACCCGAAATGATGTTCTGCGTCGCGACCTGCAGAACATCACGTACAAGGGGACCTCCCGCTGCGTGGTCGCCACCGGCACCCTCGCCGACCCCTACACCGGCAAGAACATCCACTTCGTCCGCGGCCCGCAGAGCGCGCAGGTCCAGATCGACCACGCCGTCGCCCTCGGCGCGACCTGGCGGGTCGGGGCCGCCCAACTCACCCAGGAACAAAGGCGCGCCCTGGGCAACGACCCCCTCAATCTGGTTGCCGCCTCGGGCCCGGCGAACTCCGCGAAGTCCGACGCGGACGCGGCCACCTGGCTCCCCCCGAACAAGACCTTCCGCTGCTCGTACGTCGCACGGCAGATCGCGGTCAAGGCCAAGTACCGCCTGTGGGTCACCAAGCCGGAGAAGGCAGCCATGGCCCGCGTCCTGAACGGCTGCCCCGACCAGCCGCTGCCCACCGACACCAGCACGGGCGTCGCCCTGCCGGGCCAGAAGTAG
- a CDS encoding MFS transporter, producing the protein MATHAPATAAVPTAETARSVVRILIISSLVVKAGGFSWDFLGYYVADGAGHGTTAAGAALTAFGIGWCLGQASAGALTDRLGQRTALVSLMILSALACLALAVATSLPALLAVAVCLGLTMEAHRPAVSAAINEAIPTEAGRTRAQTWTYFASNVGIAVCGGAGGYLAHHHGYRALFVINAVVCLAFALVARRFLAPKAAIAGAPSVGYRQVLGDPTLRWITVVAVCSMICAWGLVSVLPLLMTDDQLPATGFGLAMVANTVAVLALTPPLMRLLVGRGDTVRFPIVPVLATGSAILGLGITIAAFQHTVTGYAIAAVVLVPGEVLYSVAVGAYISTAAPPGATGRYQAVVSGATALASLPPLGIALALDAGGRPLVAVLLAASAALAVAACYPLARSLRTHALTRPDTRS; encoded by the coding sequence ATGGCCACACACGCACCGGCCACCGCCGCCGTGCCCACCGCGGAGACGGCACGCTCCGTCGTCCGGATCCTGATCATCAGCTCGCTCGTCGTGAAGGCCGGCGGATTCAGCTGGGACTTCCTCGGCTACTACGTGGCCGACGGGGCCGGACACGGCACTACCGCGGCCGGCGCCGCGCTCACGGCCTTCGGGATCGGCTGGTGCCTGGGCCAGGCCTCGGCCGGCGCGCTCACCGACCGGCTCGGCCAGCGCACCGCCCTGGTCTCCCTGATGATCTTGTCCGCGCTCGCGTGCCTCGCGCTCGCCGTCGCCACCTCCCTGCCCGCGCTGCTCGCCGTCGCTGTGTGCCTGGGGCTGACCATGGAGGCCCACCGGCCGGCCGTCTCGGCCGCCATCAACGAGGCGATCCCCACCGAGGCCGGCCGCACGCGCGCCCAGACCTGGACCTACTTCGCGAGCAACGTGGGCATCGCGGTCTGCGGCGGCGCCGGCGGCTACCTCGCCCACCATCACGGCTACCGGGCCTTGTTCGTCATCAACGCCGTCGTGTGCCTGGCCTTCGCGCTCGTCGCCCGCCGGTTCCTGGCCCCCAAGGCGGCCATCGCCGGCGCCCCCTCGGTCGGCTACCGGCAGGTCCTCGGCGATCCCACGCTGCGCTGGATCACCGTGGTCGCCGTCTGCTCGATGATCTGCGCCTGGGGGCTCGTCTCGGTCCTCCCTCTCCTGATGACCGACGACCAGCTCCCCGCCACGGGATTCGGGCTGGCCATGGTCGCCAACACCGTCGCGGTTCTCGCTCTGACTCCGCCTCTGATGCGTCTGCTCGTCGGCCGCGGCGACACCGTCCGCTTCCCGATCGTCCCCGTGCTCGCCACCGGCTCCGCGATCCTCGGCCTCGGCATCACCATCGCCGCCTTCCAGCACACCGTCACCGGATACGCGATCGCCGCCGTCGTCCTGGTTCCCGGCGAGGTCCTCTACAGCGTTGCCGTCGGCGCCTACATCTCCACCGCCGCCCCGCCCGGCGCCACCGGCCGCTACCAGGCCGTCGTCAGCGGGGCGACCGCGCTCGCGTCGCTGCCGCCGCTGGGCATCGCCCTCGCCCTCGACGCCGGCGGCCGCCCGCTGGTCGCCGTGCTCCTCGCCGCCAGCGCCGCGCTCGCCGTCGCCGCCTGCTACCCCCTCGCCCGCTCCCTGCGCACCCACGCCCTCACCCGCCCCGACACGAGGAGTTGA